The Oreochromis niloticus isolate F11D_XX linkage group LG15, O_niloticus_UMD_NMBU, whole genome shotgun sequence genome includes a region encoding these proteins:
- the rars2 gene encoding putative arginine--tRNA ligase, mitochondrial: MACFFRRKIAEKLGRALQQSEDVFIPALTAVPVLKKQQGADFRLLIGTLRASGILPSSGDVQVQTENLATQLKQDNVVEDISATRGIINFKVNRKLLAQKLLEPFGNGEDDKFGLNSELFNTLTTGTTLVEYSSPNIAKKFHAGHLRSTIIGNFIANLKQSLGNDVIRMNYLGDWGMQFGLLGAGFGQFGSPEKLKQNPLQHLFEVYVRVNKEAENNEDMKQAARDFFRQLEQHESHAVSLWQQFRDITVKEYRHIYERLGVHFDVYSGESFHQDQAQEVVQQLQSRGLLKTSEKGTGVVDLSPNRDVTNVCTVLRSDGTTLYITRDIAAAINRKEKYSFDEMIYVTDKSQENHFSQLFQILLAMGHSWADGCRHVSFGLVQGMKTRTGEVVFLEDVLDEARARMLNNMSKSKTTKELENPEDTAEKVGISALIIQDFKGPLQSDYKFDWDQMLQAQGDTGVFLQYTHARLCSLKQTKKGVEAVAFDPSLLSEQTCTAILQHLLRYDEVLYQSAQDLQPKHLVNFLLKLCHLIASAHRDLPVKGSPEAVAQARLRLFSGACSVLANGMRILGITPVNKM, from the exons ATGGCTTGCTTTTTCAGGAGAAAAATCGCGGAGAAG CTGGGTAGAGCGCTGCAGCAGTCAGAGGATGTTTTTATTCCAGCTCTGACAGCAGTTCCAGTCCTGAAGAAACA GCAGGGAGCCGATTTCAGGCTTTTAATTGGAACACTGAGAGCCAGTGGGATTTTACCATCCAGTGGAGACGTTCAGGTGCAGACAGAAAACTTGGCCACTCAG TTGAAGCAGGACAATGTGGTGGAAGACATCTCAGCTACACGTGGAATTATCAACTTTAAAGTTAATCGCAAGCTTCTTGCTCAG AAATTGTTGGAGCCATTTGGAAATGGGGAGGATGATAAATTCGGGTTAAATAGTGAACTTTTCAATACTCTCACGACAGGAACGACATTAGTGGAGTATAG CTCTCCAAACATTGCCAAAAAATTCCATGCTGGACACTTGCGGTCCACAATAATTG GTAACTTCATTGCTAACCTTAAACAGTCACTTGGAAATGATGTCATTCGAATGAACTACCTTGGAGACTGGGGGATGCAGTTTG GTTTGCTGGGAGCTGGATTTGGGCAATTTGGAAGTCCggaaaaattaaaacagaatCCCTTACAGCATTTGTTCGAA GTTTATGTTCGAGTAAACAAAGAAGCAGAGAACAATGAGGATATGAAACAGGCTGCCAGAGACTTCTTTagacagctggagcagcacgAGAGCCATGCTGTCTCCTTATGGCAGCAGTTCAGAGACATCACAGTGAAGGAGTATCGGCACATTTATGAG CGGTTGGGGGTCCACTTCGACGTTTACAGCGGGGAGTCCTTTCACCAGGATCAGGCCCAGGAGGTggtgcagcagctgcagagccGGGGCCTGCTGAAGACATCTGA GAAGGGCACTGGTGTGGTGGATCTTTCCCCCAACAGAGACGTGACCAACGTCTGCACAGTGCTCCGCAGCGATGGTACAACTCTCTACATCACCAG agaTATCGCTGCAGCCATTAACCGAAAGGAAAAGTACAGTTTTGATGAGATGATTTATGTG aCAGATAAAAGTCAAGAGAATCACTTCTCCCAGTTATTCCAGATCCTGCTTGCGATGGGTCACTCTTGGGCAGATGG GTGTCGGCACGTGTCCTTTGGTCTGGTGCAGGGCATGAAGACCAGGACCGGTGAGGTGGTGTTTCTGGAGGACGTGCTGGACGAGGCTCGGGCCAGGATGCTCAACAACATGAGCAAATCAAAGA CAACAAAGGAATTGGAAAACCCAGAGGACACTGCAGAGAAAGTAGGAATCAGTGCCCTAATAATCCAG GACTTCAAAGGCCCCCTGCAGTCAGACTATAAGTTTGACTGGGACCAGATGCTGCAGGCTCAGGGTGACACTGGCGTCTTCCTTCAGTACACACATGCTCGactctgcag TTTAAAGCAGACGAAAAAAGGTGTAGAGGCAGTTGCGTTCGACCCATCCCTTCTATCTGAGCAGACGTGTACTGCCATCCTGCAGCACCTCCTTCG TTATGACGAGGTATTGTACCAGTCAGCTCAGGATCTGCAACCTAAGCACCTTGTCAACTTCTTGCTGAAGCTGTG CCACCTGATTGCTTCGGCACACAGAGATCTGCCAGTAAAAGGAAGCCCTGAGGCTGTTGCAcag GCAAGGTTACGACTGTTCAGCGGAGCATGCTCAGTCCTGGCCAACGGGATGAGAATCCTGGGCATCACACCAgttaacaaaatgtaa
- the slc35a1 gene encoding CMP-sialic acid transporter: protein MANENVSVIFKVYCLTVMTLVAATYTVALRYTRTISTEELYFSTTAVCIAEVIKLVLSLGMLTKETGSLVKLKATIQEHIFCSPKELLKLSVPSVVYAVQNNMAFIALSNLDAAVYQVTYQLKIPCTALCTVFMLNRSLSRLQWFSVFMLCGGVSLVQWKPAEATKVEVEQNPIIGFIAIAVAVLCSGFAGVYFEKVLKSSETSLWVRNIQMYLSGIVITLIGVYMTDGERVMEKGFFFGYTPWVCFVVFLASVGGLYTSVVVKYTDNIMKGFSAAAAIVLSMVASVILFGLQITMTFALGAFLVIISIYLYGLPKQDTSRLTRKDTNLEDKQKLISV, encoded by the exons ATGGCCAACG AAAATGTGAGCGTGATCTTCAAAGTGTACTGTCTCACGGTGATGACACTGGTGGCAGCGACCTACACAGTGGCACTGCGGTACACCAGGACCATTTCAACTGAGGAGCTTTATTTCTCCACAACTGCAGTGTGCATCGCCGAGGTCATTAAGTTAGTGCTGAGCTTGGGGATGCTCACAAA GGAAACGGGAAGTCTCGTCAAACTAAAAGCCACCATACAGGAACACATCTTCTGCAGCCCTAAAGAACTGCTAAAACTCAGCGTGCCTTCGGTGGTGTATGCAGTTCAGAATAATATGGCTTTCATCGCCCTGAGTAATCTGGATGCAGCAGTTTATCAG GTCACCTATCAGCTGAAGATCCCGTGCACAGCCTTGTGTACAGTGTTCATGCTGAACCGCTCTCTCAGCCGGCTGCAATGGTTTTCCGTCTTTATGCTCTGTGGAGGCGTTTCACTGGTTCAGTGGAAACCCGCGGAGGCCACTAAAGTTGAG GTTGAACAGAATCCTATTATTGGGTTCATTGCCATTGCAGTTGCTGTCCTTTGCTCTGGTTTTGCAG GTGTGTACTTTGAGAAAGTGTTGAAGAGCTCAGAGACATCCCTGTGGGTGAGAAACATTCAGATGTACCTGTCCGGCATAGTGATCACCTTGATCGGTGTTTACATGACTGATGGAGAGAGGGTCATGGAGAAAGGATTCTTCTTTGGTTACACACCTTGGGTGTGCTTTGTAGTAT TCCTGGCCAGTGTAGGTGGCCTGTACACGTCAGTGGTAGTGAAGTACACAGATAACATCATGAAAGgcttttctgctgcagctgcgaTTGTCCTCTCAATGGTGGCATCTGTAATCTTGTTTGGACTACAAATAA CTATGACGTTTGCCCTTGGAGCATTCCTTGTCATCATTTCCATATACCTGTATGGACTTCCAAAGCAAGACACATCCAGATTAACCCGGAAGGATACAAATttagaagacaaacagaaactaatttCTGTGTGA
- the akirin2 gene encoding akirin-2 — MACGATLKRSLDFDPLMSPASPKRRRCAPVMSPVSSPQKYLRMEPSPFGEVSSRLTTEQILHNIKQEYKRFQKRRHLDSAFQQAEGCPLDLQNIPGGSALPGTSSGASSPARKEQPLFSLRQVGMICERLLKEREDKIREEYDEILTTKLAEQYDAFVKFTHDQLMRRFGEQPASYVS, encoded by the exons ATGGCTTGTGGAGCGACTCTAAAAAGGAGTTTGGACTTTGATCCGTTAATGAGCCCTGCTTCCCCCAAAAGAAGGAGATGCGCCCCGGTTATGTCTCCGGTGTCTTCACCGCAGAAATATCTGCGCATGGAGCCATCGCCTTTCGGGGAAGTGTCGTCCAGACTCACCACGG AGCAAATTCTACACAACATTAAACAGGAGTACAAGAGGTTTCAGAAACGGCGACACCTAGACAGTGCTTTCCAGCAGGCTGAAGGCTGTCCTCTGGACCTGCAGAACATTCCCGGTGGATCTGCCTTACCAG GTACGTCCTCAGGTGCTTCATCTCCTGCCAGGAAAGAACAGCCTTTGTTTTCCCTCAGACAAGTTGGGATGATCTGCGAAAGACTACTGAAGGAGCGAGAGGACAAAATCCGTGAGGAATATGACGAGATTCTGACGACAAAGCTTGCAG AGCAATATGACGCCTTTGTCAAGTTCACCCATGACCAGCTGATGCGAAGGTTTGGAGAGCAGCCTGCAAGCT ATGTTTCCTGA
- the cnr1 gene encoding cannabinoid receptor 1 has product MKSVLDGVADTTFRTITSGLQYLGSNDANYDDPISDVDFKGSFSLQKPLSAFRSNSFPNKVPPDEELILKGIPFYPTNATDLFGNRSTFKDETNNIQCGENFMDMECFMILTPSQQLAVAVMSLTLGTFTVLENLVVLCVILQSRTLRCRPSYHFIGSLAVADLLGSVIFVYSFLDFHVFHRKDSPNVFLFKLGGVTASFTASVGSLFLTAIDRYISIHRPLAYRRIVTRTKAVIAFCMMWTISIVIAVLPLLGWNCKRLNSVCSDIFPLIDENYLMFWIGVTSVLLIFIIYAYIYILWKAHHHAVRMLSRASQKSLVVYSADGTKVQTTRPDQARMDIRLAKTLVLILVVLVICWGPLLAIMVYDLFWRMDDDIKTVFAFCSMLCLLNSTVNPIIYALRSKDLRHAFLSSCNACRGSGQQLDNSLESDCQNRNTHISANRAAESCVKTTVKIAKVTMSVSTETSAEAV; this is encoded by the coding sequence ATGAAATCTGTGTTGGATGGTGTGGCAGACACCACCTTTCGGACTATTACATCTGGTTTGCAGTATCTGGGCTCCAACGATGCTAACTATGACGACCCGATCAGTGATGTAGACTTCAAGGGCAGCTTCTCTCTGCAGAAGCCTTTATCTGCTTTCCGCAGCAACTCTTTCCCAAACAAAGTACCTCCAGATGAGGAGCTCATCCTCAAGGGCATCCCCTTCTACCCTACCAATGCCACAGACTTGTTTGGCAACAGGAGTACATTCAAAGATGAGACTAACAATATACAGTGTGGGGAGAACTTTATGGACATGGAGTGTTTCATGATCCTGACTCCTAGCCAGCAGCTGGCTGTGGCTGTGATGTCTCTGACCCTGGGCACCTTCACTGTTCTGGAAAACCTGGTGGTGCTCTGCGTCATCCTGCAGTCCCGCACCCTCCGCTGTCGACCGTCCTACCATTTCATCGGCAGTCTCGCTGTGGCTGACCTGCTGGGcagtgttatctttgtctacaGCTTTTTGGACTTCCATGTTTTCCACAGGAAGGACAGCCCCAATGTTTTTCTCTTCAAGCTGGGTGGAGTCACGGCATCGTTCACAGCGTCAGTAGGGAGCCTTTTCCTCACTGCTATTGACCGCTACATCTCAATTCACCGGCCTCTCGCCTACAGGCGCATTGTGACACGGACCAAGGCTGTCATAGCCTTCTGTATGATGTGGACAATCTCCATCGTCATCGCAGTGCTACCTCTGCTGGGCTGGAACTGTAAGCGTCTCAATTCTGTTTGCTCAGACATATTCCCCCTCATCGATGAGAACTACCTGATGTTCTGGATCGGTGTAACCAGCGTGCTGCTTATTTTCATTATCTACGCCTACATATATATCCTGTGGAAAGCTCACCACCATGCTGTCCGGATGCTGAGCCGTGCCTCCCAGAAGAGCCTTGTTGTCTATTCAGCAGATGGGACCAAAGTGCAGACCACACGCCCTGATCAGGCACGCATGGACATCCGTCTGGCCAAGACCCTGGTGCTTATCCTGGTGGTGCTGGTAATCTGCTGGGGCCCATTGCTTGCCATCATGGTCTATGACCTCTTCTGGAGGATGGACGATGACATCAAGACAGTGTTTGCATTTTGCAGCATGCTCTGCCTGCTCAACTCCACTGTCAACCCAATCATCTACGCCTTGAGGAGCAAGGACCTGCGGCATGCTTTCCTCAGCTCCTGCAATGCCTGCAGGGGCAGTGGCCAGCAGTTGGACAATAGCCTCGAGTCAGACTGCCAGAACAGAAATACCCACATTTCTGCCAACAGGGCTGCAGAGAGTTGCGTGAAGACCACTGTGAAAATAGCCAAAGTAACAATGTCTGTATCAACTGAAACTTCTGCAGAAGCTGTCTAA
- the LOC100692709 gene encoding protein yippee-like 5 has product MGRIFLDHIGGTRLFSCANCDTILTNRAELISTRFTGATGRAFLFNKVVNLQHSEVQDRVMLTGRHMVRDVSCKNCNSKLGWMYEFATEESQRYKEGRVILERALVRESEGFEHVPTDNS; this is encoded by the exons ATGGGGCGTATCTTCTTGGACCACATTGGTGGGACTCGCCTCTTCTCTTGTGCCAACTGTGACACCATCCTGACCAACCGAGCTGAGCTCATCTCCACCCGCTTCACCGGAGCCACTGGCCGGGCTTTCCTCTTCAACAAG GTTGTGAATCTGCAGCACAGCGAGGTGCAGGACAGAGTCATGCTGACGGGGAGGCACATGGTGCGTGATGTCAGCTGCAAGAACTGCAACAGCAAACTCGGTTGGATGTACGAATTCGCCACAGAGGAGAGCCAGCGCTACAAGGAGGGCCGCGTCATCCTGGAGAGGGCGCTGGTGAGGGAGAGCGAAGGCTTCGAGCACGTCCCAACCGATAATTCCTGA